A window of Nicotiana tabacum cultivar K326 chromosome 24, ASM71507v2, whole genome shotgun sequence contains these coding sequences:
- the LOC142178070 gene encoding putative mitochondrial protein AtMg00860 gives MVNRTIPKSIMGLTCYYRRFVQSYVVISKPLTILLKKNSFQWGLEVETAFINLKQAMTTEPVLVLADFTKTFVVETDACSRGMGVVLMQEGRPLVFFSKALAPRH, from the coding sequence atggtgAACAGGACTATACCTAAATCAATTATGGGGTTAACATGTTATTATAGAAGGTTTGTACAGTCATATGTGGTGATCAGTAAACCATTAACTATCCTGCTGAAGAAAAATTCATTTCAGTGGGGGCTAGAAGTAGAAACAGCCTTTATCAACCTTAAGCAAGCAATGACCACTGAACCAGTCTTAGTATTGGCAGACTTCACCAAGACATTTGTGGTGGAAACTGATGCTTGCTCAAGAGGCATGGGCGTTGTGCTTATGCAGGAAGGGAGACCTCTAGTATTTTTCAGTAAGGCTCTAGCTCCTAGACACTGA
- the LOC142178071 gene encoding uncharacterized protein LOC142178071 gives MNQAQARMKFYSDKRMSYRTLDVGDMVYLKLQPYRQTSVAVRRNLKLSAKYYGPYKITGKIETVAYRFELPSGSQIHPVLHASQLKKCVGLTNSPQQQPPICDADGQVLVQPLAILQRRILKVNNAVGIKVIVQWTNLGADEVT, from the coding sequence ATGAATCAAGCCCAGGCCCGTATGAAGTTTTACTCTGATAAACGCATGTCATATAGAACTTTAGATGTGGGAGATATGGTTTATCTAAAACTACAGCCATACAGGCAAACATCAGTAGCAGTACGAAGGAATCTAAAGCTTAGTGCAAAATATTACGGACCATATAAAATCACAGGGAAGATAGAAACAGTAGCTTACAGATTTGAGCTCCCTTCTGGATCTCAGATCCACCCGGTCCTTCACGCGTCCCAGCTCAAAAAATGTGTGGGTTTGACAAACTCACCGCAACAGCAACCTCCAATCTGCGATGCAGATGGTCAAGTCTTGGTCCAGCCACTGGCGATTTTACAAAGGCGAATTCTTAAGGTGAATAATGCTGTAGGGATTAAGGTGATAGTACAATGGACGAATCTAGGAGCAGATGAGGTGACATAG